The DNA region AGCAACAAGATTTGGGTAACCACCAGATTTATTATATTTTCTAACAACTTCAATATTTTTTTTTCGTTGTTCTGCTGTAATTATATCTGTTCGTCTTGGCATATCTATCATGACCAAAACAAATTGATTTGCTTTTTCTTTAAACTTATCGTTATCAAAAAAATCTTGTTTTAACATCTTACATGGTGCACACCAATCGCTTCCTGTAAATAAGACTAAAATTGGTTTTTTTAAATCCTTAGACGAAGCTTGAGCTTCTTCTAAATCTGTAATCCAATTTAAACCAGATGTATAATCGTCGTCTTGAGAAATACCAATCGAGGTAATTAAAAATGTAAATAGTATTAATACTTTTTTCATTATAAAATTATTTATTACAAAAATATCCTTTTTATACTATAAACAAGAATCTTGCCAATAAATTGTATTATTTATAAATGATGACATCTTCTAAAGGTTTTCTAACTTTTTGTAATGAAGACATTAAATCATCTTTTGCTCTATAACCTATTGGCATGACTAAAACACTTTTTAAGTTTAATTTTTTTAAATTTAAAAGTTCGTCATATTGTTCTGGTACAAAGCCTTCCATAGGACAAGCGTCTATATTAAGCATAGCGCAAACAGTTAATAAGTTACCCATCGCTAGATATGCTTGTTTACTTGCCCATTCAAAAATTTCTTTTTCGGATTTTGCCTTAAAATCTTCTATCAAAAATTTTTTGAAAGGATTTAAGATATCATCTGGCGTATCTCTAACTTTTTTTACTAATTCAAAATACTCTATTATAGTTTGATCATTAATTTTAGTATCAACACAAAATACTAATACGTGTGAAGCTTGTCCTATTTGTTTTTGATACATTGAATGCTCTACCAAATCTTCCTGTACTAATTTATCACTTATTACCATTAATTTTATAGGTTGCAAACCATAGGAAGTTGCAGTTAAATTAAATGCATTAACTATTGTTGATATATCGTTTTCTGGAATAATTTTTTCGCTATCAAAAGATTTAGTAGCATATCTCCAGTTTAATTGTTTTAAAATATCCATTATAAAAATTTTGGCAAAGGTAGTTTAGTTTGCTGATATTGAATACTATTAAATATAAATTTATCTAATGACAGGATTAGAAAATTCTTTTAATCGAAAAAAAATTAAAAAAAAGTGTTATTTTTATTTGAAAAGAAACAAAAAGGTATCTATATTTGCAACCGCATTTGGGAAATCCCAAAACACTCAAGGAGAAATGGCAGAGTGGTCGAATGCGGCAGTCTTGAAAACTGTTGAGGGTCACACCTCCGGGGGTTCGAATCCCTCTTTCTCCGCTTAAACCTGTAAACAAAAGTTTACAGGTTTTTTATTTTAATACCTATTTTAAGTATTTTTAAATTGAATTTAGAAATAGTAAAATGTCTACTCCATTTTCTTCAATTGCTTTATGTTTTTCTGGTGGCGGTTACCGCGCTGCTGGCTTTGCTTTAGGAAGCCTTTCTTTTTTTGAAAAAATAGGATTATTAAACAATATAAAAGCAATTTCTACAGTATCTGGTGGTACAATTACTGGCGTAAAGTACACGCAATCTTTAATTGAAAATCAAACTTTTTCAAAGTTTTTTGAAGAATATTACCAATGGTTAAATGAGGATCAATTAGTTGATAATGCGATTAACCATATTAAAGGTTACAGTGTTTGGAATCAAGCTGAAAATAAACACAAACACAAAAATCCTATCAACGCTTTTGCTATTGAATATAATAAACTAACAAACCATAAAACCTTAGCCGATTTTGAAAATGCTAAAACTCATTTAGATCGTGTTAGTTTTAATGCTACAGATTTTACAAATGCTATTCAGTTTAGGTTTCAAAATAAGGATAAACCGCAACGTTTATTTGGAAATAAATTAATTTCTGAAGACTACAGAAACCTTAAAGACAACATAAAATTAGGAGATATTATTGCAGCGTCTTCTGCGTTTCCTGGTGGATTTGAACCTATTGCTTTTCCTTCAGATTTTATGCCTAATTCTAACCTTAAAGATATTGGTTTGATGGATGGTGGTATTGTAGATAATCAAGGTGCTTCGGTATTTTTAACCACTTCAGAAGACACAAATCCTTATAGCTTGTTCGTAGTTAACGATGTCTCTTCGCCTTATATAAAAGATAATGAGACTTTTGAATTCGCAGAAACCACAAAATTCTCAAAAATAATATCATTTTTAGCTAGCCCAATTGTGCTTGTGCTAATGTTGATCTTAGTCATTTATAGTAACTTAAAAAATTGGTGGTGGCTCTACTCTATTTCACTTATCATTTTTAGTTTACAAGTCGCAATCAATATCATGCTGTTTTACGTAAGCGCTAGCGTGAGTAAAATGACCAATTTAAGTAACACCTTCAAAATTAACCCACAACGCTTAGGTAAATATATTTTAAACCGACTTAGAAGCTTAATGGTAATGTCTGGCGTAGTTATGCTAAAAAACGACAGACGTCAAAACGCCAGTAAACTTTATAAATCTTATAATGAAATTGCTATAACTTCAGCTATTTATGAACTTAGATGTAAAGAGCAAAATAAGCCAGAAAATGCTTTAGAATGGGATAAAATCAAACCTTATACTAAAGATATTTCAGAAAAAATAAAAAAAGTTTCTGCTCATTGCACCGCTTTTGGCACTAACCTTTGGTTTGACAAAGAAGCTAAAGCAAACAATACTTTAAACCAGTTAATTGCTTGTGGTGAGTTTACGACTTGTTACAACTTAATCGCTTATTTAGTAAGATATCACGAAGACAAAATTAATGAGAAAGACAACTATTTAATCGAAATTTTCAACTTGTTATTGAATTATTGGGAAAAATTTCAAGACAATCCAATGTGGCTAGTTAATGAAAGAAGCAAATAAACAATCCTTATCTTTGTGTTGAGAAAGAAAAAATTTAATGAAATTCAACATAAAAAATAGCTTTATTAATCAGCTTCCTGCAGATTCTAAAACAGAAAATAGTCGTAGACAAGTGAAGGAAGCGTGTTACAGCTTTGTTTCACCTAAAAAAACAGCTCATCCAAAGCTAATTCATGTATCTCCTGAAGTATTAGATATCTTAGGTTTAACTACCGAAGACGCAAATACTGAAGCGTTTCTAAACATTTTCACTGGAAATAAAATTCTTGAAAACACTAAACCTTACGCCATGTGTTATGGCGGACACCAATTTGGACATTGGGCAGGACAATTAGGCGATGGTAGAGCTATTAATTTATTTGAAGTTAAACACAATAACACTAACTGGAAATTACAATTAAAAGGTGCTGGAGAAACGCCTTACTCCAGAAGTGCTGATGGATTGGCTGTTTTAAGAAGCTCTATCCGTGAGTATTTATGTAGCGAAGCAATACATCATTTAGGCATACCAACAACACGTGCTTTAAGTTTAGCGCTTACTGGTGACCAAGTATTACGTGATAAATTATATGACGGCAATCCAGAATATGAAAAAGGCGCAATTGTTTGTCGTGTGTCGCAAAGTTTTTTGCGCTTTGGAAATTTTGAAATTTTCTCAGCAAGACAAGATTTTAAAACCTTAAAAACACTTGTAGATTATACCATTAATACACATTATGCTTTCTTAGGAAAACCGAGTAAAGACGTTTATTTAAAGTTTTTTAATGAGGTAGCCAACCGAAGTCTTGATATGGTCATGCATTGGCAACGCGTTGGCTTTGTTCATGGTGTGATGAATACAGATAACATGTCCATTTTAGGGCAAACCATAGATTACGGACCTTATGGTTGGTTAGAAGGTTACGAGCCTGGTTGGACACCAAATACCACAGATGCACAACACAAACGTTACCGTTATGGCGCTCAAGTAGATGTTGTGCATTGGAATTTATTTCAACTCGCTAATGCTTTATATCCTCTAGTTAATGAAGCTGAAGGTTTTGAAGCTATTTTAGGCAACTTCGGAGAACAAAAAATAGAACGTTACAAAGCTATGATGCGTTCTAAATTAGGATTACAATTGAAAGATGAAAAAGATGCTGTTTTAATTCAAGAGTTAGAAGATTGTTTACAGCATATTGAAACCGATTTTACTATATTTTTTAGGTTATTAGCAGATTTTGAAAGTGAAAAACATTCGGAAGGATTTCAATTAATTTCTGAAGCATTTTATACTCCAAAAACAATAACCGAAGCCATCAAAACACGATGGAATTTATGGTTTTTATCTTATGCAGAACGATTAAAGCGTGAGACAATTTCCGCGCAAGCGAGAAAAAAACAAATGAACAGCATTAACCCTAAATACGTTTTAAGAAATTACATGGCGCAACTAGCAATAGACGATGCCAATAAAGGTGATTATGGTTTAATCGACGAGTTATTTAACCTTTTAAAACAACCTTATGCAGAGCAACCAGAACACGAAAAATGGTTTGCAAAACGACCAGAATGGGCAAGACACAAAGTAGGTTGTTCTATGCTATCTTGTAGCTCTTAAAATTAGTATCTTTGCATAAAAGAAATTAGCAATGTCTACAGAGAAAAAACCTGATAATGTAGTGTTTAATACTAACACAAATTCTTATGATGCTGCATTAAAACCT from Mesoflavibacter profundi includes:
- a CDS encoding thioredoxin family protein, with the protein product MKKVLILFTFLITSIGISQDDDYTSGLNWITDLEEAQASSKDLKKPILVLFTGSDWCAPCKMLKQDFFDNDKFKEKANQFVLVMIDMPRRTDIITAEQRKKNIEVVRKYNKSGGYPNLVALNDNLKVIGELSGYTFLRETDRHFAFIDAIIENY
- a CDS encoding NAD(P)H-dependent oxidoreductase; amino-acid sequence: MDILKQLNWRYATKSFDSEKIIPENDISTIVNAFNLTATSYGLQPIKLMVISDKLVQEDLVEHSMYQKQIGQASHVLVFCVDTKINDQTIIEYFELVKKVRDTPDDILNPFKKFLIEDFKAKSEKEIFEWASKQAYLAMGNLLTVCAMLNIDACPMEGFVPEQYDELLNLKKLNLKSVLVMPIGYRAKDDLMSSLQKVRKPLEDVIIYK
- a CDS encoding patatin-like phospholipase family protein; this translates as MSTPFSSIALCFSGGGYRAAGFALGSLSFFEKIGLLNNIKAISTVSGGTITGVKYTQSLIENQTFSKFFEEYYQWLNEDQLVDNAINHIKGYSVWNQAENKHKHKNPINAFAIEYNKLTNHKTLADFENAKTHLDRVSFNATDFTNAIQFRFQNKDKPQRLFGNKLISEDYRNLKDNIKLGDIIAASSAFPGGFEPIAFPSDFMPNSNLKDIGLMDGGIVDNQGASVFLTTSEDTNPYSLFVVNDVSSPYIKDNETFEFAETTKFSKIISFLASPIVLVLMLILVIYSNLKNWWWLYSISLIIFSLQVAINIMLFYVSASVSKMTNLSNTFKINPQRLGKYILNRLRSLMVMSGVVMLKNDRRQNASKLYKSYNEIAITSAIYELRCKEQNKPENALEWDKIKPYTKDISEKIKKVSAHCTAFGTNLWFDKEAKANNTLNQLIACGEFTTCYNLIAYLVRYHEDKINEKDNYLIEIFNLLLNYWEKFQDNPMWLVNERSK
- a CDS encoding protein adenylyltransferase SelO, translated to MKFNIKNSFINQLPADSKTENSRRQVKEACYSFVSPKKTAHPKLIHVSPEVLDILGLTTEDANTEAFLNIFTGNKILENTKPYAMCYGGHQFGHWAGQLGDGRAINLFEVKHNNTNWKLQLKGAGETPYSRSADGLAVLRSSIREYLCSEAIHHLGIPTTRALSLALTGDQVLRDKLYDGNPEYEKGAIVCRVSQSFLRFGNFEIFSARQDFKTLKTLVDYTINTHYAFLGKPSKDVYLKFFNEVANRSLDMVMHWQRVGFVHGVMNTDNMSILGQTIDYGPYGWLEGYEPGWTPNTTDAQHKRYRYGAQVDVVHWNLFQLANALYPLVNEAEGFEAILGNFGEQKIERYKAMMRSKLGLQLKDEKDAVLIQELEDCLQHIETDFTIFFRLLADFESEKHSEGFQLISEAFYTPKTITEAIKTRWNLWFLSYAERLKRETISAQARKKQMNSINPKYVLRNYMAQLAIDDANKGDYGLIDELFNLLKQPYAEQPEHEKWFAKRPEWARHKVGCSMLSCSS